The nucleotide window ACCCCGCCAGTTAAGCCCAGGAGCTACCTGTCCCTGTCCATAGGGGACGTCGCCTACCGGTACTGCGAGACTAAGAGGGACGTCTACCTCAGGAAGGTCATAAAGGTAAAGGGTGAGCAGACACCCCTGCTCTCCCTGGGACAACAGGTCCACGAGATTATCGCCTCTTCCTCCAGGGACATCTCCCGGCTCTTGGCCCAAGGGCTACCCCCTTACGAGGTCCTAGAGGTCGTCGGGAGGAGGAGGTACGGGAACTGCTCATCCCCCTACTGCGAGAAGGTCAAGAAGGCGTTCTCCTTCTTCCTCCTTTCCGACGCTTCCGACTCCTCCGAGTTCATACCCATGATCTCCGAGTTCAGGGTGGACGGGTCCCCCTTAGGGCTGAGCAGGTGGCTTTCGGCTGACGCTGTAGCCCAGCTGTCCATGGTGGTGGAGATCAAGGTCGGGAATCCACAGGACTTCCACAGGTTAGCCCTCTCGGGGTACGCCCTCGCCCTCGAGAGCGCCCTAGAGCTACCCATCGACTTCGGCGCTCTCATCTACGTGAACGGGCTCAACAACAGGTTCCCAGACATCAGGACGGAGGTGTATTACATCTCCACGGACTTAAGGAAGGAGTTCCTGGACGCCAGGGACGAGGTCATAGAGATGGTCATCGAGGAGAAGGACCCCGGGCTCTCCAGTAGTTGCTCCACAGGGTGCCCTTTTTACTCTTACTGTAAGAAGTGATGGTGAGGTGAGGTCAACGTCTCACGGGTTTAAGATTCGAGGCCCTTGGTCGGGCTTAGGGGGTGACGTACCCTTTCCGCTTGAGAAAGTGGAGCTGACCTGGCCGGATATGTCAACGTGTCCAGGGCCTGACGCGTCCCTTCCTCTCCTGGATCTGGTACTCACCCACGCATATCCGACCTACAACGGCCTCTCTCGGCACTCCCCCAGGGCTATCGCTCACCGCTGCACGACTCGGTACTTTCAGGATGTCCTTGGAGGGCTGCAAAAATTCCTAAGAAGTCAAGGCTGCATGACCCTGGGCCCTCACGGGTTAAACGGGGCCTCCAGGGGGTGGATAAGGCCTCCCCGTTCTTCACAGGGCTATCAAGTAGGTGTTACCCCTGCACGACTGGGGACCGTGGACGGGCAGCTCCGCTCACCTCTAGACCCCAAAAGAGGGACGTGCCCTAGGTCAGAGGAGGGTGTTTCCAGTTGAAGGTCCTCGTGGTCTCTCAGCACGGCTCCTACGTCACGGTGAACAAGGGGCTCTTCCTGGTCAAGGGGAAGGACAACTCCAAGTTCGAGGTCTCCCCCGCGGAGGTAGACGAGATCCTGCTCATATCCACAGCGACCATCTCAGCGAGGGCAATACAGTTGGCCCTGACCCACGCCATC belongs to Metallosphaera tengchongensis and includes:
- the cas4a gene encoding type I-A CRISPR-associated protein Cas4/Csa1, whose product is MRSQITRQLRRLHSYRASDPVDEDLRGWNYHTPPVKPRSYLSLSIGDVAYRYCETKRDVYLRKVIKVKGEQTPLLSLGQQVHEIIASSSRDISRLLAQGLPPYEVLEVVGRRRYGNCSSPYCEKVKKAFSFFLLSDASDSSEFIPMISEFRVDGSPLGLSRWLSADAVAQLSMVVEIKVGNPQDFHRLALSGYALALESALELPIDFGALIYVNGLNNRFPDIRTEVYYISTDLRKEFLDARDEVIEMVIEEKDPGLSSSCSTGCPFYSYCKK